A single region of the Bicyclus anynana chromosome 14, ilBicAnyn1.1, whole genome shotgun sequence genome encodes:
- the LOC112048878 gene encoding alpha-amylase-like — MLRLIVLLSAVCLAVAFKNPHYAAGRTTMVHLFEWKWNDIADECERFLGPRGFGGIQVSPPNENLVIRSRNRPWWERYQPMSYILTTRSGNAAQFASMVRRCNDVGVRIYVDAIINHMTGTWNENVGTGGSTANFGNWHYPAVPYGRNDFNWPQCEIRPEDYGNNAERVRNCELSGLKDLNQGLEHVRNMLVNYMNALIEMGVAGFRIDAAKHMWPRDLQVIYSRLRNLNTAHGFPNNARPYIYQEVIDLGGEIISRNEYTPLAAVTEFRFGLELSRCFMGQNQLRWLNTFGPHWGLLASGDALTFIDNHDNQRGHGAGGNILTFKRARQYKGAIAFMLAHPYGKPQLMSSFNFQDTEAGPPQDASGNIISPSINSDGSCGNGWICEHRWRQIFSMVAWRNTAGTGAIVNWWDNGSNQIAFCRGSNAFVAFNNDNWNMNQNLQTCLPAGRYCDVISGTKVNNNCTGKTVNVGSNGRADIVIGSDDYDMILAIHRGPESRI; from the exons ATGTTGCGGTTAATCGTTTTGCTGTCTGCCGTTTGCTTGGCTGTGGCTTTCAAAAACCCACACTATGCTGCCGGCAGGACCACCATGGTCCACCTCTTTGAGTGGAAGTGGAACGACATAGCGGACGAGTGCGAGAGATTCCTTGGACCGCGAGGATTTGGAGGCATTCAG GTTTCCCCTCCCAATGAGAACTTGGTGATCAGGTCTAGAAATCGACCATGGTGGGAGAGATATCAGCCCATGTCTTACATTCTGACCACCCGGTCTGGTAATGCAGCTCAGTTTGCAAGCATGGTGAGGCGATGCAACGATGTCGGTGTAAG AATCTATGTGGACGCTATTATCAACCATATGACGGGTACCTGGAACGAGAACGTAGGCACAGGTGGCAGTACCGCCAACTTCGGCAACTGGCACTACCCCGCTGTACCGTACGGCAGAAATGACTTCAACTGGCCACAGTGTGAGATCCGTCCTGAAGACTATGGGAACAACGCTGAGAGA GTCCGTAATTGTGAGCTGTCAGGTCTCAAAGACTTGAACCAAGGTTTGGAGCATGTACGGAACATGCTTGTCAATTACATGAACGCTCTCATTGAAATGGGTGTTGCTGGATTCAG AATTGACGCAGCAAAGCACATGTGGCCCAGAGACCTTCAAGTCATCTACAGCAGACTACGAAACCTTAACACAGCTCACGGCTTCCCCAACAATGCTCGTCCATACATCTACCAAGAGGTCATTGACCTTGGCGGTGAAATCATCAGCAGGAATGAGTACACGCCTTTGGCTGCGGTGACAGAGTTCAGATTTGGTTTGGAGCTCAGCCGTTGTTTCATGGGCCAGAACCAACTTAG GTGGTTGAACACCTTTGGGCCACATTGGGGTCTATTGGCCTCTGGTGACGCTCTGACCTTCATCGACAACCATGACAACCAAAGAGGTCACGGAGCCGGTGGCAACATCCTGACATTCAAGCGCGCTCGCCAATACAAGGGAGCCATCGCCTTCATGTTGGCTCATCCCTACGGCAAGCCCCAGTTGATGAGCAGTTTCAACTTCCAAGACACTGAGGCTGGACCACCTCAGGATGCTTCTGGAAATATCATCTCCCCATCTATTAATTCT gACGGTTCATGCGGCAATGGCTGGATCTGTGAACACCGTTGGCGTCAAATCTTCTCTATGGTAGCCTGGCGTAACACTGCTGGCACAGGGGCCATCGTCAACTGGTGGGACAATGGCAGCAACCAGATCGCCTTCTGTCGTGGCTCCAACGCGTTTGTTGCATTCAATAATGACAACTGGAACATGAACCAGAACTTACAG acTTGCCTCCCAGCGGGAAGATACTGTGACGTCATCTCTGGCACCAAAGTGAACAACAACTGCACTGGAAAGACTGTCAACGTTGGTTCAAACGGACGCGCCGACATTGTCATCGGATCTGATGATTACGATATGATACTTGCCATCCATCGTGGTCCTGAG TCCCGCATATAA